The Paenibacillus macerans genome includes a window with the following:
- a CDS encoding extracellular solute-binding protein: protein MTVDGTNLLQNLKDAQGQIKDYKPFQIGAVAGPVDPAEPDKSRSISMRDILAIRANSPNADAAWEFLKFVNGEEFAKIKSRTLNGGLMSRTGVQREYNGVSLDVFYKLKPKLDNDSDNYDKIPDSFHEKYYSLFSREIKLVQDKKKSIDEALQTVQDEGQAALDKAVQDEAAGKKDKPGAETDQAG, encoded by the coding sequence ATGACGGTCGACGGCACCAATCTGCTGCAAAATCTGAAGGATGCCCAGGGACAGATTAAGGACTATAAGCCGTTCCAAATCGGTGCGGTTGCAGGGCCGGTAGATCCGGCCGAGCCTGATAAATCGCGGAGTATTTCCATGAGGGATATTTTGGCGATCCGGGCGAACTCGCCGAATGCCGATGCGGCGTGGGAATTTTTAAAGTTTGTAAACGGTGAAGAATTTGCGAAGATCAAGTCCAGAACCTTGAATGGCGGCTTGATGTCCCGCACGGGCGTGCAAAGGGAATACAACGGCGTAAGCCTTGATGTGTTTTATAAGCTGAAACCTAAATTGGATAACGACTCCGACAACTACGATAAAATCCCGGATAGTTTCCATGAGAAGTACTACTCCCTCTTTAGCCGGGAAATAAAGCTGGTTCAGGATAAAAAGAAATCCATCGACGAGGCGCTGCAGACCGTTCAAGACGAAGGCCAGGCGGCCCTGGATAAAGCGGTCCAAGATGAAGCGGCCGGCAAAAAGGACAAGCCTGGCGCGGAAACGGATCAGGCCGGTTAA